In the Lates calcarifer isolate ASB-BC8 linkage group LG16_LG22, TLL_Latcal_v3, whole genome shotgun sequence genome, CTCAGTCTTTTTCATTAAGAGCACTACATAAAGATTGTTGCAGCAGGACCTAATTTGCAGAGAGTTAATATATATTAAGTGTTATGAGTACATTCATCACCGCCACATTTTGGTTAAATCATTGCCACTACGTTATATTTAAATACTCTGTTTGCTGTAAGTATGACTTCATAGCATAAGTATGGGAATTGTATAAATACAGTTTCTTAATTATAACTTTATTCTCAAACAGCATACAACATGAGTGCAGTGAAAGGTAACGTGAAGCCAAACAGCCAAATGTGGTTAAATCAATTCTACCAACAGTGGGTCTTAAAATGTGTCAGCAAAGGAAAATTGGGAAATCActtgacatttcatttgtgtgttAATATTTGGAGTTTGTTTTACTTATTTCTAGGCATGTGTAAGCATTAACATAATTTCTGATGcctgagaaaacattttatcttcAAATACGTTACTCACAAATCCTGCACATTTAGTCTTCTGCGTTCTCTGCCTTTAAAGCACTGAGCAGttgtaaacattttcttttgcatcCATGTGGTTTCCCACTTTTCCTCTGttagtactgtatatttttagcCTTTTGGGAAcccattttctacattttctttgtttattgttgGATGGCAGTAGGTCTGAAATTGCTTTTGCAAACTGTAATTCACTTAAAGCATCTCACAGTGCCTTATCAGGAGATTGTATTCCCAAAACAAAGGCCCTGCAAGGAAGCATACAAACAGTACATGACAGTGTCAGATGAAACAGGACTTTTGTGTATAATTTCTTCAACTACTGAAATTCCAAGCTCTTGCTGCTGTACAGGTATTACTAAGTGATCTGCATTTTTGATGTTGTAAATTTCCTCTCTAGCTTCACCTTTATCACTATTTCTGCACAAATACCAAAACACATGTACAATGCACTGTTTCTCACAATATAATTTGAACATGgcagtttctgtttgtttagggGGCATCTTTTATCCAAGAGGACATAAGAGGAGACGATGAAGTGACAATGCTCAGCATGATTGTATGACTTCTAATGCATGAGAAAACTAATAAACAAAAACTCTGTATGGttacaaacacatttcattcaaCATATTTGATCCAACTTTTCTATAGATTCCCTAATTTCATCAGTAGACAGAGGGGAGGGATGGGGGTGAGGGCAGTGGTTAGGTAAACGGTCAGTAGATTAAAGGTTTTCTAGTTGGGTTAAAGGTCGCTTTCTCCGTAGAGGGCGGTGGAGAAGGCAGTGTAGTCCAGCGCCCCTGGTGGTGCCCCATGGCCGGCGTAAGGCGGCATCCTCATGATGCAATACTCTGCTTGTTCAGGGGGAAGttccctcctcagctcctccaccagTATGTAGGGCTGCAGCAGTGaaaggaaaatgtgtttcaaGCGTGTTTTACAGAAAGATTCATGCTAATACCACCCTTTTCCATTTTAAACTCACAAACAGAATTGTAGCTCATAAATCCGCTTGGCATGGCAAATTCTTGGAAATAATAACTGGAATAGAATAGATTAGTCCTGGCTAAGaatacccccccaccccgccAGTAAgccacaataacacaaacagacacacacacacacaccttgtcaGCTGCCAGGATCCGGAACGATGCCACAACCTGCTCTGCAGTGTCTGTATCAGCGGTCTCCCTGGTCATAAAGTCAATGAAAGACTGGAAGGAGACGATTCCAGTAGCATTGGGGTCCACAAGCATCATTATACGGGCAAACTCCACCTCTCCCTGCAAAGGGCATGGATGGAGTATGAGAAGGGTACAGAATGTGTAGAATACagcagaaaattgtgaaaacgACTGATGACATAGCCCCATCCACCCACCAAAATTTGAAACACCATACCAAGTCATATCCCATAGAGATGAGGCAAGCTCTGAAGTCATCAGTGTCCATAGCTCCATTCTTTTTCTATCGTCAGAGGCCACATTTCAGAATCACaacacaggaaatgagggagaaaaTGGAGTTGGGAGATTAAAAGATTGAAGCAAAACAGAGGCACAAGCTAAATACATCATATACGACAGCATTAAACATGACAGCAATATTGTTAGACCAAATGCTAAAGTTGTATGTGACTGTatgcagtctttttttaaaaccttcttcaaatctgacactgacagatgtttcacactgtgataaaataaatatttttaagcACATAATCTTTTGGCTTCTGTGATAAGGCATTGAAGATAGTGAAGATTTCATGATAAACGAGGTTTGAGAACTTAAAAACTCAGGAAAGAAGTTATTGTAATATCACTGATATGCTTGCATACACACTGTATAACTATACACATAGAGGCTGTTTACACTTATCTGGGACATCGCTGCATGCCAATAGTTTGCCAATTTTGCActgcagtgtgtatttgttgggTGTATTATCCATGCATTTACTCTGACATGGTGAGGTATGTGGAATTCATACAGATGTAgctaaaataaatcaaactgcatAATTGGATAAGTCATGTATTGTTACACTTTCATCAAAACGGCAAGGATCTTGCTAAGAAATGCATAAAATATACCTAAATATGGCTAGAACATTCCACAGTAAAATATCAGCAAGTGTTTATAATGGATTATTTGTGGCTATTTGCAAAGGCCaaaggaaaaaatgtgaaatgtttcatCCATCCTCTCCATCAGGAATCACTTTGGGTCAAATGTAAGGTCAGATGATAAACGTTGATCCTGGATTTGGCAAGAATACAGCAtcttgcacacaaacactttacTAGGGTGGACAGTACCAACTCTGAATACTTGTCTACCCCCTGCTCTGTTTCTAAATCACTCAGATTGCTTTAGATCAGTCAAAGACTCCAGTGATGTGAAAATGGTAGAGAGCTGTACCCGGTCAAAGTGGTTGAAGGAGGATCTGAACTCATTCATCTGCTGCTGGCTGATGCCCTTGGCATCCCGAGTCAGGATCTGGGTCTCAATCTCGTTGATGGTTCGGGCGATTGTTGTAAGGAGCAGCTCCCACCCGACGCGGATGTGCTGTGGATGTAGTAAAGAGCAGGCAGACGGACCagtttaattaataatgaatggGTATCTAAAGTAACTGTATGTTTATATATGCATTTACACTATCcatgcagagctgcagtgagtgtatgtatgtgttaagttgaatactgtactgtacctcCATAGTGtagttggtgtgtttgttatcAAACACCAGGGACTCTTGAATTAGCTGGTGGTCTCCCTCCAACTTGTCGATGTTGGGCTTGTAGGCGACAATAACATGCTCACATTGCTTCAGCTGGGTCATCTGGTCCTCCAGGGTGCCTCCTATGTCCAGGGAGCAGCGTCCAATTTCCTGTTGGGATAATGCATGCAACAAGGTCAACTTAATGTCTGAACCAATTTAGATCATAATATGCTGATCTAAAGATCTTATGGTTTCCTTACTGATACTGCAGAAAATCATTTAACGGTGGCTAAGAGTAAATTCAGTCAGTATGTATAGCATTTGAtaaagaaatactgtatgtaaataataatattcagtcattttacttGGCATTATTTAATTATCAGCATCATCAGGAAAGTCACCATCATTGTACTTCCCTTATGTACTGTGCATTTGAATATAATTATCTTCCATATTAGGTTTTCATTTGATTAGATGGAGATAACTGTCAGTTGCTTATGAAGCCTGTATGTCTAACCTCCATCCTGGCCTGTATCCAGGGTCCAATGAGATTAGCCTGGGCAGCAAACTGCCGTCTCAGCCTTTCGTGGGCATGCTGGCGTGCCATCTCCTCCTGGAGGGCACCATCTCTCTGAGGAACCAGCTTCTTCACCTAGACaacgcacacattcacacacagaggctttACATGGTATTGTGTGAAGCTGGCTCCTCCTGAAAAGAGCCATTAACAGTAAACAGAATTATGCCAGTATATTTGGATTCTATGCTTTAGAATCTTTACTGGATGCTGAGTCCTTCAACTCAGTGATAAATCATTagagcagcactacttctttgttttatcagtggaatATAGACACTGCCCTCCTGGCTCCTTTTTCATAATGACTGCTTTTATACAGCCAGACAGCCCCTATTGGAATAATGACTTTACTCCTCAATACACAAGTCTATAAGTGAGTTTCAAAGCTCTGACTACCTTTTCCCACTTGTTGAGAAGCTCCTCAGTTGTAATGGTGCTGTAGGGGTTGATAATGTTGGCCTTGATCCCGTAGCTCTGGGAAATTTTCTGCACCTCATTGTGGATTCCCAAGATGGCCTGTCTCTCTGCATCCGCCTCAGGTAGAGTAGCTTTGAACTGCTCGTGAGCTGCGATTAGACTCTGGTGAGAGAAAAGGGAAGCCCTGAAATTTTATTACAATTTCAAATTTGTCAATAGTGACAAtattatgtgtcttttttttgtggGTGTGATAGATCTACCAACATTACACATTATATAACATTAAACATGTAGATATTTACAATCAACAGAAGCAGCCTACAGGCTTAGTAATAAAACCCAAACATGAAACATAATTGTGGGAGCATGTGAGGATAGTCTAACCTGGGCAATAGAGAAAAGCAATTATAATCTAACAAATATCAGCGTCTGAGTCTACAGTGCTGTGAGTACTGTAAGCCTACCTGGACTTCTTCAATAGTATGCACTATGAACATGTCCTGCAGATCCTCCATGGCTCCTTCCATCCAGTTGTTAAAAGGAGCCGACCTCTTGGCAAACTCCAGGAACAACTGATCAAtagtttccagcagcttttcTGTCCGCTGAAAGGATTGCAAGATATAACATGCATCTTTGCATATTTAAATTCTGAAATGACCCAACCTATAGCTCAGCATTAGAGACTTACCTGAAGGAGTCATCACCGTCatatcaaaaacacaaacattcccTCACTGCTTTGACGACTAATTCCAGGGTGCGGAATATGCCCTTGTTAAGCCCCAAATTTAGCTTGGTTGTTCCTGACAGagccccctccccccctcagCAGAGGATGATGGTGGGGAGCAGGagatggacagaaaacagaccCCTGTCCCTGTCATTCAGACTTAATCCTTGGCCCTTTTCCCAGGGCCCTCACACATTTACAGGTCTGGTATGGCCAGCATGGATCAGAGGAAGTGGCTAGTGGGCTTTGAGCCAGTTACTTCCTGGACAGGACTCGTAACATCTATTTCTCCTTTATCCCCTCCATGCTCCGATTTTACCCTCCTATCTGGGTCGGGGATTTTAGAGGGGATCCAATTATCTCTCCTCATCAATCAGTTGTGTCTTCACTGTTCAGATGTCAATGACAGACACCAAAATATGCTTACACTGACATTTAGATTAAGCTGGTTTCGGATGCAACTTCATTCTGCCTCTACCGTGGTCATTGTGGAACATTAGCGCACTCTTGTGGAGACTTCCTAACACATGAAAAGATCAATTTTGGAGGCTCACTAGCCataatgaaaaaacactgagtCTATGAGGAAAAACTGGTCAAATGGATATGAATGCTTTTCATCTGCTTTCAGTCAAACATTCAGACAAAATCATTATATAAAACTGACAACAGCCTTGAATGTTGCCTTTACCTCCAgtgcttctctcctcttctgagTCAGAGTTCCCAGCTTGTCCCACAAGTCACAGATGCTCTGGCAGCGCTGGTTCACAGCAGCCACGTCATGGTAGTCCAACtcactggaaaaaacaaaacacatactgCTGTTTGGTTCAGTCATGGAAAAGAGCTTTACAGTGTTATTTGTTGCCCTGGCATTTAGGTGCATTTTTCAAAGAAGATCACTGGCTCACTTAAACACAGCACAAGGTCAGAAAGAGacattgtgttttatgtttgagtTAACATTACCTGACCAGACAGACACATGGAAGTCCGTAATTTCAAATTAATGTTACCACCCAAaaatttaaatctgaaataGTTAAATCCTGACACAATTCCCTTTTCATGGTATGAGCACAAACCTAGCCTTTCCTGGAAGCATCTAAAGGCCTCACTGTTGCCTTTGGACACTGGGAGAAGCAAACGGCTCATGGGTGCTACTATAAAAAGTACTTCAGTTTGAACACAAGGGTATGTTCAGATTTCTTTCCATGGCCTCTTTGACCTTTGAAAGTCAAGTTACATTAGAACATTTATCCTCATGAATTAGGTTCTCAAATACTGAAGATGCTCAATGGATTTGAATGTGTCACATCTGTGGTTAATGCTTGGGGGTAAATTGtgaaacaaagagggaaaaaaaaaaaaaaaaaaaaaaaaaaaagcctagtCAATCTACATACAAATGTTAAGTTagctttttatttcataacCTGACCAGAGATGTCAATACACACATTTGAGTAAACTGCAGAACTATTACAGCTGCACTTTTCCtgatcagtttgttgtttgaaaGAACAATCCCATTTTGAGATTTGTTATAGTCTTGAAGCTGCTGCTAGAGTCCATCACTGGGCACCTCCTGGATGTGAGTGGGGATGACTGGATTTTAAGAGAAGTATTTCCAGTGGGCTTCAACCAGGTGGTGACCAGTTTCATAGTTTGCCAGGGACTGAGTGTATGTGCCACCAGGGAGTTGACCAGTCTTGAAGAGGTTGTATAAGCTTGGTCCAAATGGCCTTGGTTCTAGTGGAACTGGCTGCAAACGGCTGTCAGATGTAGAGGCAGCCGACATCTCATAGGGAGATAGTGGACTGAAGCCTTGGTCCTCCGTTTCTCTCGCCACATTCCCATGCTCATAAATGGACTCATGGTGACTCAGCTCACCAGCCTGGAACTCGGGTCTCGGATATGGAGGGAGTGGGGGTGGCGGCATAAAGTCCTCAGTTTCCCTTTCTGAATTACCATGCTCGAGGGTCTCTTCATAGTGGTCAAGCTCGCCTGTCTGAAAAGGTTGAGGGCTCCACGAAGCCCCACTGGAACTGTGTACAGTAGGACTAGAATAGACTCCCTCCACAACTGGTTCATGGAAGAAGGAGACAGGAGGATGAGCCACATCGGTAGGCTGAGCAGGAGCACCTTGAGATGAACTATGACCTAAACTATCATGATGATTCTGGCTCAAACCTACGGGAAACAAAAGTTAATGAGCCAAGGAACTGTCATAATGTTTAAATCAGGTTTCTAAGCATTTGAGTACATTTATAGTGAAGCTGCCATCTTTACCCTTTTTAGCAGGAAAGCAACAGACATTCCAACTTAACAGGGCAATGAGGAGCAACtgactggaaaagaaaacagcatggTCAACAActagagtaaaataaaacaagacataaatagaaaatgaacaAGCAAACATAATCAGTTAACTGTCACATACCTTGCAGAAATCCAAGCAGCCATTTTGCTTGTCAGCTGAAAATGTTATCTTCCTCTTCCAGAGTACTGGTTAAATGTGAAACAGGAAATACTCGCTGGCCAATCCTAGACTGAGGAGGTAACGCGGGACAGGTGCACATCGTTGACTGCTGATGAGAACGTTTGCATGCCGGTGAACCCCATCCTTAACCCTTGTATTGAGATACACTGTAGTGACGTGCTCCCACCCCGGTAAAGAGCGGtaaagataatggatggatgtagtGATGAGCACTTAACTGTAGAGGGTGGTTCAAAATCATATCACATTGCACAGTGAGTTCTACTGTCTCAAATGTGAACAAACTGACCAGATGTCAATGGGACCACTgcactgctaatgctaatagaATAATATTtacaagagagaaacagagattttGTTATTagcccccaccctccctctctgatGCCATGTTTTGCAATACTGAAAACATACTCCTGGGCCTCCATGACACATGGCTGCAAACATCTGCTATAGGGAGTGCGTACTTAAGTTCCTGTGCAATGGCGGCAATCTGCTCCACTCTGTCCTGGTGGGCTGCCAAATCACTCTCGAAGGCCTCGTGTTTTCGAAGCAATGCTCTGATTTCTGTCAGGGTGGCTGTTTCATAGTCCTTCTGGGAGAGGATCAGTTCCTTACCTGAATATCACAAAATAGGCAAAGAGAGAGGCGGATGAAGTAAGAGGGGAACAACAGGATAATAAGTAGCTTAGATCTAAACACAGGCCTTATTTGGCCATTGCAGATGGAGAAAATGACCTGTTGCAGTCCACTACAGACTGATTGCATTGGACAGACTAAAACCTTCAATCACATCTCATTAGGAACAACTCTAAACAAACGCCAAGGTTAAATCAAACACTTGATCACTGAAAAGCAGGCAGAGAAGGAAGAATACAGATGCCTGTAGATAAACAAGGAGCTAATAAGTCAAGATAAACAGTGACACGCAAAGCCATacacacagcagtgaaaagCAACCATCCAGACAGATAAAAAGCCAAATGTACAACGACAACTGACCGCTTGCCCAGCTCTCATGATTGGTGGCTTTTTGGCGAAACTTTTCTGCCAGGTGGTCCAGCCTCTCGAGCCTACGGATCTCTGTGAGGAGCCACTCCTCGTAGCCTTTCTCTGCCTGCTCCAGGCCCTGCCATGCACTGGCTATGTCCtgtgaacaaaatgaaaatgaaaaatcacagtttaaatgaaatgttacatAATGTGACATAAGACACACTAATAGTGCTGcagtcacacagtcacaaacacttAAACTGTTGAATTATAAACTGAGGAAGAATTTAGAGTCATCACTTACAGATACCATCTTTCCCTCAGAGGGCATAAAGGCAGGGCGATTGCTGATGCGCAGCTTGGTCTGCAGGGTGTTGAAGTTAATTTCCAGCTGGCACTTCTCCTGCACCTTTGGGGGCTTGTGCTGTCGTCTGTAGTCCCTAAAATCCTCCAGtttcctctgcatctctgccatGGTCTTCTCTGGGGTCCGGTTCTCCAGCCAGGGAGTGGTGCGGCGGATCCACTCCAGCAGCTGGGAAACACAAGGACAACATGGGAATAAGTGGGGAGGCAAGAGAGCTCCCTGTTAAGATAGTAGCATGTCAGAGACACTGgcaaattattcatttttttcagtagaCGTGTCTCATCTTATCACAGCAATGGGATTCATAAATGGGTGAAAGATGAGATGTATTTTAATCTAAACTTACTTCTGCAGTTTTACTTTGAACCACGTTCATATATAATAATAGGCAGAAGACCAACTTTAGTGTAATATGTGCTGTATATGCCATCATCCAGaaagtttagtttcactttGAAAAATCAACGGTGATTTCACAAAGTGTCATCATCATACagggtttttcttttaaatgaaatttcaaATCTTACTTTACCTCACTGGCCAGTCTCTCATACTCCTCCATCAGTTTCTCATTCTCCTGGTTTACACCGAGCACCTTACAGATCCTATTGGCAGCCGTCTCTGCCTGAGAGCACAGGACACGGCAATAATGTAATTACATCAACAAAGTAACACAGTGGGCCACACTCCCATTAATCCTTCCACATATATCTAATAATATTATCCtcacaatacattttttgatcaCAATAACAACATGTTAAAATCAAATTGACAGTAGAATTCTCCACCTGACTGTTCGTAGAAGTAGCTAACTCATCTCAAAACACAAATTGACAAGGAGATAGGTTCAGCCACTATACCTGCTCAGCTCCAGCAAAAGCATGGTAAAAGCAGGACACATAGGTCATGATAGCTCTTTCATCAGGCTTGGGGGTGTTGATGATATCTATGGCAttgagagggaggaaaagttAGCGTGgcagaaaggaggaaaaaaagggaaaaatcaTATAAGAGGAAAATTACTTtgaaaggagacagagataTTCATTATAGGTGTACCTTGAATGTACTTATAATTTGTTATTGGATAGACatttaaacaaaagcaaacCTCCAATAGAGAGAATACAGTCATACACACAGGAACAATCATATTATTAATGCATGTTTTGAAGAACAGTATATGAGAAAGTGAAATTTTAGAATTTTTGGCTACATCTGTCCCATAAAACTTTACCTTCTGCATCCAGCATTTTGGGAATGTCCAGGTGTTTCTCAGCTATGTCAAAAGCCAGGTTCAGGTTCCCCAGAGGATCATcctaaataaagaaatacatttctACATCACTGAACAGCAATGCCGGACTTAAAATGCCACTGCACTGACCTCTGTGCTATGGTGGACACATTATACTCCCCAATTACCTACTATACATACACATTATTTAATAGCACTTGTTTTTAAACTTGTAACACATCATATATTTCTTGAGATGACAAATTTAATCaaagatattttcttttctctgacaaGTGAGTCTGACAAGACAAACCAAGTGTTTTAGCAGTAGGAGTGGTGCATTAAGCTAACAGCTGACAGTGAACCTTTCCCTGCTAATGGGGCAGTCAGTGAGAGTGCAATGGGGTAAAGGGATCATGCCATCATGCTGCTGCTATTGTCCCTATCTGTGCAACACTGTTCCATAAAGGTAGGGGGTGAGGGTTGGCACTCTGCATGACAGGGCCAGCTGGTCACAGATCCAGtgcaggacagacagacggatGGGTAGAGTAGTAAATTGATGATGGGATAGAGGGATGGATGGACGggaagatggatggatagatggatggatagatgaatAGAAGGATACCCCAaggcctctgtgtctgtgtgtgtggtgtgtgtgtgtgtgtgcccctgACCGGAGCTGGCTCAGCAGGCTGTAACGCTGCAAGCTTAACAAACACGCTCACCTGGAGCCAGACTCAACAGCTGCCTGGCGCACAATGCAACTGTCTCCTGGCAGCAGGAGCAGAACTGAAAAGTCAAGCTGTGACTGACTGGGTGAATATGTATGTCAAAAAGTAAAAGAGTGACAAAAAGCAGTAGAGAGAAATAGATATGGTACATCCTTCCTATTTACCTTGAGTGGCCTTTTCTAATTTTGGAAATAGATGCCATTCTTATAGTGACACTTCAGATTTGGCTAGAAACTATTTCATAGACATCTTCCTGATTTTCATGAGGACTAGCTGTCTCTAACTAGGGAACACGACGTGACAATGTGGACAATACCAGAGGAAAAGCTAAGCCTGAGCTCTGCAGGGACTAGGCTCATATTTCTGTGACTATTCAGGGTCAACTCCAAGTCAGGCCAGTGACTTGTGTGGTGAAAAGTGAGTGCTTCTGTttccaaaacaaatgaaaatgtcactcTTCCTAACCAGCCGTGGTGTTCCcctactatatatatatatatatatatatatatatatatatatacacagtaatgGGCCAAATTTGACCTATTTGAGTTAGACCATGAacaatttatttacaatatGTGCTTCAAACATTAATTGGGGAAAATCACTATAAAACCTATAAATCTCTACCATCAGATCTTACTTAATTAAAAAACTTGCTGTCTTATACCAAAATAGACTTTGTGGTGGAAGAATAAAGCCTCAAATATTCCAACAGCAGCCTTGGTCTGGCTAAGACTTCTTCTAGGAGGAAAATTGTGTGTTGTGCATTCTTGTTACTTGACAGACATGGGAGGGCTGTCAACTGTGCTCTCTAATGCTGCAAAAGAGTTGCACAGCTCAACGAGGCCCTCACCTGTTGACACGCAAACACTGAAAGTCCTGGGCATCCATTAAATCCAGAACATTTAAATGagctgtgtatttgtttgccCCTGAAAAACACTTAAAGCTCGAGTAGTATGCACATGCCGACATGCTAGACATTGCAGAGAGTTTTAAATGGATGAGAAATGTCAAACTCTGCACTCACTTGtcatattttgaataaattaattTGCATATTTATCACTTTGTGTCGTACACAAGAGGCCACATGTCACAACCATTAAACCCGATGCTGTGATGGGCACAGTGGGGTGCATCAAAAAATGGACTTAAAAACTGAGGTGACACTGTCCTTTGGATGCTAATTATGCTGAAATGATGTACAAAGTAAACAGCTTTAGCTAAGCGTAATGAAGCATGAGGTGAAACTAAATGAAtaggaataaataaaaacattctgcTGCGAAGAAGAAACACACCCATAGATTAATGTAGTATTATATCCATTAGTCATATACAACGCTGCTTATCGCTGTTTATCTTACTGCACAGTGCTTCTGCCTATGACACCCAAGTGGACTTCCCATAAACACCTGACCTCACCTGAAATAATTTACaggtttatttactgtaaacaacAGCTGGTCCTATGAAATGACACATATTTCTAAGTGTATCCAACAGTGCCATGAATTATAACAACA is a window encoding:
- the actn2b gene encoding alpha-actinin-2b, with translation MMMMTQVETTVHYDNGYEDEYMMQEEEWDRDMLLDPAWEQQQRKTFTAWCNSHLRKAGTQIENIEEDFRNGLKLMLLLEVISGERLPKPDRGKMRFHKIANVNKALEFITSKGVKLVSIGAEEIVDGNVKMTLGMIWTIILRFAIQDISVEETSAKEGLLLWCQRKTAPYRNVNVQNFHVSWKDGLAFCALIHRHRPDLLDYSKLNKDDPLGNLNLAFDIAEKHLDIPKMLDAEDIINTPKPDERAIMTYVSCFYHAFAGAEQAETAANRICKVLGVNQENEKLMEEYERLASELLEWIRRTTPWLENRTPEKTMAEMQRKLEDFRDYRRQHKPPKVQEKCQLEINFNTLQTKLRISNRPAFMPSEGKMVSDIASAWQGLEQAEKGYEEWLLTEIRRLERLDHLAEKFRQKATNHESWASGKELILSQKDYETATLTEIRALLRKHEAFESDLAAHQDRVEQIAAIAQELNELDYHDVAAVNQRCQSICDLWDKLGTLTQKRREALERTEKLLETIDQLFLEFAKRSAPFNNWMEGAMEDLQDMFIVHTIEEVQSLIAAHEQFKATLPEADAERQAILGIHNEVQKISQSYGIKANIINPYSTITTEELLNKWEKVKKLVPQRDGALQEEMARQHAHERLRRQFAAQANLIGPWIQARMEEIGRCSLDIGGTLEDQMTQLKQCEHVIVAYKPNIDKLEGDHQLIQESLVFDNKHTNYTMEHIRVGWELLLTTIARTINEIETQILTRDAKGISQQQMNEFRSSFNHFDRKKNGAMDTDDFRACLISMGYDLGEVEFARIMMLVDPNATGIVSFQSFIDFMTRETADTDTAEQVVASFRILAADKPYILVEELRRELPPEQAEYCIMRMPPYAGHGAPPGALDYTAFSTALYGESDL
- the LOC108897388 gene encoding uncharacterized protein LOC108897388 → MAAWISASQLLLIALLSWNVCCFPAKKGLSQNHHDSLGHSSSQGAPAQPTDVAHPPVSFFHEPVVEGVYSSPTVHSSSGASWSPQPFQTGELDHYEETLEHGNSERETEDFMPPPPLPPYPRPEFQAGELSHHESIYEHGNVARETEDQGFSPLSPYEMSAASTSDSRLQPVPLEPRPFGPSLYNLFKTGQLPGGTYTQSLANYETGHHLVEAHWKYFS